The following are from one region of the Paracoccus sp. S3-43 genome:
- a CDS encoding DUF4258 domain-containing protein, translated as MRTEHMEHRMRQRGISEEEISVVLELGEWNARADRLVLSGDACARAERALRKEIAALERKAKEQRDLWRNEG; from the coding sequence ATGCGCACAGAACACATGGAACATCGGATGCGCCAGCGTGGCATCTCCGAGGAAGAGATCAGCGTGGTCCTCGAACTCGGTGAGTGGAACGCTCGCGCAGACCGCCTTGTCTTGTCCGGAGACGCATGTGCGCGGGCGGAAAGGGCGCTCAGGAAGGAAATCGCGGCGCTCGAACGCAAAGCCAAGGAGCAGCGTGACCTGTGGAGGAATGAAGGATGA